AATGAGCGAAGCATGAACGGCTACTCACCATCATCTTTACAGTTCTTTTGAGAGAAACGGCACCGGTGTTCTATCCCACAATGCAGTTCGGCTATGAGCTTCTCTTCCTGTTTAATATAGCGTTTTAGATGTATCTATTTTTTATCAGGGGTAACTTTGTACTTGTCATTGGGACAAGCTTTAGAATTAGAACACGATTAAATTGAACTATGTTGACGTAGCCGAATTGTATATTTCCAGTCCCAATTCAATAACATTCTTTGTAATTTCTCTTGATATCGGCATTATCTTGTTGAGTGCACTCTGTCACATCAGCCCCAAGCCGTTGCAGTTATTTCATGAGTCGACTGTTAAAAATGTAATGTCTTTCAATTCAGTTCATACAAGAAATTATCATCCTAGAACATAATATACAAAATAATGATACttttcccctttcatctgtgcTATTACTAATTGTAGCTGTTTCCTCACATGCAGTTTCTGCACATCTATTTCCATTATCATTACTCTGTACCTAATAGAACTtggggccgcagtggagaggtTCCTCGAGTTGCTAGATGTCCACATCGAAGTTCCTCGATGTCCACATTACTGAGGACTTAACGTGGACCTCTCACACcagcacagtcgtgaagaaggcacggcaTTGCCTCTTCTCCCTCAGAAGGCTGAAACGATTTGGGATGGCCACTCAGATCCTTAGGaacttctacagctgcaccatcgagagcatcctgactggttgtatcaccatatggtaaggcaactgcaccgccctcgacCGGAAGACCCTACAGCGGGTGGTGTGgacggcccagtgcatcactggggatgagctcccagccatccaggacgtACATGCCAGGTGGTGTCTGAGAAAAGCCTGAACAATTgccaaaaactccagccaccTGAGACATGGACTGTTCTCCATGCTACCGTACCGGCGCATCAACGCTCAGACCAACAGACTCCTAAGCAGCTTCTATCCCCTGGCCATAATACGGTTAAATGGCAGACGACTACTGCTTCACCTCACACCTACACTGCTGCTAAAATTAGTATTGATTTAGTATTGACTACGCTGTCGTTCATTGATTATTGCctttaccattagtatctatttatcctgttactaTTCACTGTTAgtcctgtttacatgtacatctatctatagtgccttcagaatgtctttacatccctttactttttccacattttgttgttttacagcctgagttTTAACCGTATTAAAATTCAGACCTACACACattaacccataatgtcaaagtggaactaGGTTTGTCGAAAtgttcaactcctttgttatggcaagcctaaataagttcaggagtaaacatttgcttaacacgtgtcactgcaactggatcctggacttcctgacgtgccgcccccaggtggcgaGGATAAGGCCACAAcccatccaccacgctgaccctcaaaatgggggcccctcaggggtgcgtgcttagtcccctcctgtgctccctgttgaCCCAAGACTGCGTGGTcatgcacgactccaacgccatcaataagtttgctgacaacacgacggtggtaggcctgatcaccaacgacgatgagacagcctacagggaggacgtCAGTGACGacgtcagtgacctggcagtgtggtgccaggacaataacctcccCCTCAACGTCACCAAGTtaaaagagctgatcgtggactacaggaaatgaagggcatgcccccatccaccttgacggggctgtagtgaagcgggtcgagagcttcaagttcagctgcaccattgagagcatcttgactggctgaatcaccgcttggtatggcaactgcttggcatccgaccgcaaggcgctacagagggtaatgcgtacggcccagtacatcactggggctgagctccctggcatccaggacctctataccaggcggtgttagagaaaggccctaaaaattgtctaagactccagccacccaagtcatagactgttctctctgctaccacacggcaggTGGTACCGatacaccaagtctggaaccaacaggaccctgaacagcttctacctccaagccgtaagactgctaaatagtcttatggcttgggggtacccagactatctgcattcaGAAGAAATtaatatacacaatatataaaaAACCAGCTCCTCCCTTGTCAGAGATTGACTATTTGTTGCTTTCCCACCATCTAAGATTCCCTAAAAACACGCCACTAAAAgtaatgttaactgactgatattatctcataggaCAAAACGTATAAGATATCCTGAGCATGTGTTGACTtcagaccttattttcagcgTTTATCCCAAAAACCTATTCTTTCCCCATTCATTTTTCAAACAGggatggctgaacgaaccagaggtaactaaTTTCCtggttttaggactacaagctctCGAGCTCTATTGAGCTCTATTGCGTTCCCACCAGAGTATGTGGGAGGAGTTGAGCTCCGCTAAAAACCGATTCATGCTCACAGGGGGAAAAAACTGCAGCTCCAAATtcgctccattcattaaaatcacaatttaaccaacacccatatatttttttgtgactacctggacctaccaatTGGTTTtaaagtattgaaaccaaaccatctGGATTTTTATGAAAAGTATTTGAATAAATATGAAAAGGTGAATATAAGAAGTGAACATAATTTCAAATAGGCTATATGTCgaattaaacagcatataaacactctaaataagtcaggagccagacaggaaGCGTAAAAGGAACAAAAATGAATTATTTAGggtatattatttatattatttcaaggatatagcctacaaagaaatacaCCGTGAAGCGAGTGCGACACAACAGTatttaaacaacattttgttgtattaaatcattatagtctaCAAATTGCACATATAGGCTGTGACTTGCTTAGAATTAAAAAACAATTAAACGAAAAATGCCTAATGTactttttccctgacacccacacGTACTaattacatttcgaatgcttagcaggacaattgtccaattcacacacttatcaagagaacatccctggtcatccctacttcctctgatctagtggactcactaaacagagaccatccctggtcatccctacttccCCTGATctagtggactcactaaacagagaccatccctggtcatccctacttcctctgatctggtggattcactaaacacacatgcttcctttgtaaattatgtcagcCTAACCTCACGTTCAATTCGTGCATATATGTACATCATATATAACAACAGATTTCGTGCGTATTTTTTACACCCTAATTCATGAGATAATGCTTGGAGTCTTCACAGATCGTGTGACATAAAACGCTACCTTTATTTCTTTACATTAAATTACATTTATTACAGTGTTATGTGTCCTTATTAAGAATGTAAGAATTTAATTACAACATTGAAGTTAAACACTGTACAAACTATGGATATTGGAGTTCTCGGGAAATGCCCCGTACGTGTTACTATGCCTACGTGTTTCACCGTGAAAACAGTTGTCATGGGCACACAAATCCAAAGTAATGGAGGCCTGTGCCATTGCAAAATCGAATGCTTCTCACCGAACGTTAAAACCTCTTACAATGAAAATAGGCAATTTATAAGCCTACTGTCATTAGAGTATAGTCTACTTGTTGGATGAATTGGATGCGCactggtgtctagctgtaggctagttgtctagtgatattgtccACCATCATCAGCCGATCCAAGAAATAAAACTAATATTGACAGAAAATAATAAAGCTAAACTAACGGTCTACTACTTCTGGCTACGGATGGCACGGAGAACACCAGTTCTCGCGTGCACCTGGAAAAAAACAACGCAATGAGCGCTCTTAAACAGCTGACTGACAAATGCAAATGATGATAAATCAACTGATAAATCTAATGCGTTGGCTATCAAGGACAAGGACGCATGGCAAACGAATGGCAAAAATTAATAAATACAAAGGAAAATCTATGCTTAAACATATTTACCACTATTTTAAACTTGAAACATATAGAATGCTTAAATTAGAGCTTATGAACCAGTTGCTATTAAATTTAAGTTTTTGTACAGAAAACCTGTGGCTAGGGTAGGATTCTAGGCTAACCTGGTCTAGCTCCTCTGTTCCAAGATCATCAGGAACAGTCGGAGGTGGAGGCGGCTATGGAGCCATTATCCTGGCGGCGCTTTTGGAAGGGTGGGTCGACTCTGCACACCGAGCTAGCTGGAGCTCGGCAGTGTCATCGCTGTTGGGCCTGGTGGTGGTCTGTGGTTTGATGCTGCTGCTCATCGCTCTCCTAATCGTTTTGGTGAAGCCCATTTCTGATATCCACCGTGGTAGATTAACTGGTTTGAGCTAGCTAAATAGGCTAAGGCTAATAACACCAGCACCTTTTacaactagctagctaagagTGAAGCAGCTTCAACGGTATACTTGACCCCGCTCTAATAAATCGAAATAAAATATTACAGGCGTATGAGTATCATGTTATTCACTTAGCCTACCACAGAGATGAGAAGTGTTTTTCCCCCAAAGGAAAATACCCAACCACCTAGTGGCTTTCCATAGCCCCCCTACACACACCGCAGCGCGCCCTGTCACGTTGAAACAGTGCATTTTCTGTGCCAACCTGTCACTCAATCATTAAAACTTTGTTGCTATTTTTATATAGGGACATAAAACTACAACTGAGGGAGCTATAGTTTGATCTGAGGCGGCTAAGCCCCCTCATCCAGCCAGGCTCGCCCCAGGACCCTTGTCCGCAGTGTGAGGCCTGACAAGGAGGAGGCCATAGATGGATTCGTCTCCCGCGTCATTCTTGGGGGTGTCTGAAGCCAAGTGGGTGACTGAAGTCTGCTTGATTGAAGCGGGGTACATGGGTCCCCCTCCTCTTCCGCTTCCCTCCTTTTCTGGAATTGTATTTAATATAACTGTATCAATAAGCCCGACTGTTCTgtcatcaccctgagagacattCCAAATTAAAACGACCAGATATTACTGTTTCTAATGAAGGTACATTTTCAACAGACCTGTGAATTTCCTGCAATACTCTGTACTCATCATTCAAAtccaatcaaactttatttacatACAATGTTTTATGACAATCTATGATAGATCTATTCATCTGAGAGACACAGTATGAATGGCCTGGAGTTGCTCTCTCGTAAGAGTGTTGTCCACATCCTGTCTTTTTATTCCCATCTTCTGACTGAAGATTTTCTTtcttctgtctgtttctctctctttgtggaTATTATCCATATGTTTCAGCAGATGAGTCTTCTGAGTGAATCTTTTACCACAGACTAAGCAGCcatgttgtttctctcctgtgtgagtcagtaTGTGCAAGTTCAGGTTTCCCTTCCGATTGAACATTTTCCCACAGTCTCtacagctaaatggtttctctcctctATGAATGCGTATATGTTTAGTAAGGTGCTCCTTACGattgaagcttttcccacagtcaccacagctaaagggtttctctcctgtgtgagtctgTCTATGTTTAGTTAGGTGCTCCTTGCGattgaagcttttcccacagtcaccacagataaatggtttctctcctgtgtgaatactCATGTGCCTGGACAGATGTCCTTTTTGTTTGAAGGTCTTCCCACAAAAGGGGCAGGTGCAGGGTTTCCCATTGTGACAGAGTTGGACATGGGCCTTCTGTTTACAGGTGGAGTTGTAGCGTTCACTTAGGCTCTTCTTGGCGAGAGTCACATGCCTCTGCAGGTCAGCTTCCAGAGCTTTTCTGGACATGATGCTGGGCTTGGAACGGTGTTTCTCCATTGGTCGATGGAGATCCAAAGGTGGGCTGGGATCCAATAGTGGACTGTTGTAAAGTCCTACTGGGTCAATTCTTACAGCAGAGCTGTGGCTGGAGGCATTGTTTTGATTATCTGGAGGGTCACAGTGAATGTCGAGACCCTTTAGGTGGGCCACAGTGCCAAAAGAGGTGAGATACATTGGTTTAGGttcactctctctgttctccacagTCTGGGTTTGGGGAAGAGTCAAGAACCAAAGATGGTCCTCCTGATCACATTCACTTTTCACAGAAGTTGAAGGGAATATGGAGTGTTTGGTATGAAAGAGCCCttgaagctgctcttcctcctgactggttctcagttcctcctgttcctctttaaTCTGTATGGTCTCTGGGTCATCCTGCCCCAGACTGGGACTCCACTCCTGCTCACAGTGCTGCTGCTCAGGGGGAACCTCCTCTTCAGAGACAGAGAGCTGCAGGGAgtctggagggaaggagaggaggagcagaggttACCTAGACAGTCATTAGacaagtaagtatttcactgttagtctacaccggtTGTTTACTCAACATGTGGCATAACATTTGATCtgagggttggggtcaatttgaaTTTAAGCCTGTAAATTAAATATAAAGTAAACTCAAATTCGAATCcaataacaacaaaaatatgtatattttaaaTGAACTCTTAATACATTAAAAAGCAATTTATTTCTAAAGTGTGTCAATTCATTGATTATAAATTAAAATAACTTCCTGGTTTTCGTGACAAAGACTATGTTTTTACCCATGTATGGTAAACGTAAAAAAAAACGTACAATTGTTGAAATGGTGATCACTGTTAGCCTAAACAGTGTGGAGTGTATTAATTGAGTAGAGCTATAGCTAGCTATCAGTAGCGCTACATACTAACCTATTTTACATAGCGTTATCTCAGGTGTGATCCGCAGAAGTCTCCGTAGCCGATCATTCTCCTCCTGGTAGTCCACTACCGTTTTCTCAACAGCCCCGAAAATCTCTACTGCAGCCGCCATTAAACGCGCATTTAAAAACACTCGCAACAACTGTAGTTTAGACATATTTCAGTCGACTGAGAGTTGGAAATTCAGCTACTATGGCTTCGTCAACGAAGAAAGAATGGCTGTCACAAACAAACCATACCCGCTGACAATTTCTTGTGCTGCGTTCATAACCTTCTTCTTTGCTGATGTTTATTGGCGGACTACACTCATAAGGTGtattgccgccacctactgtacggggTAATACAAAAAAATACCCCAAAAACAAAAAATGTTGTGGATGAACAAATCATACTAAATTACCAACAACAAATAAATTAACACGGACCAAATTCACGCCACTACCCTGAATGTCAAACAAAAACGGTACTATTCAGATCCTTACACCTGGAAGGGGGGGAACTTATTAATTCAGTACGCCCTGTAATATTTTAGCTGTAAAGTCCTGGAGATCCAGAAATATATTTGCCCCTTGACACTGATGTCTAGCTTCTTTGATTTATTTTATTAGTTTGACTCGTGCAATTTATCACTTTCGTTATAAACGCAACAAAGTCCACTTTCTTCACTATTAGTATTGCGGGACCCTTCTCCTGCATGGCATTCactgcagactctggggccatcCATTACCATCTCCACTCTACTCACTCCTTCGGCTATTTTCACTGCCTCCACATAGGAGACCTGCTGGATGGCCCTGATCCTAGCTAATGCGACCTCTTTCATCCGTACAGGGCACTCGTCACAATTACAACAACGTGCTTCATCTGACTCTTCAGCTACTACACAGTTATTCCTTCTACAAACACTTGCCACGTGTCCTAACTGTTTACTATTGTAACACTTCTGTCTCACCGCATATCTCACATAACCAAGTTTACATGAATTGGGAGAACCACTTCACCAAACGACAGTAAAACCGACAGCTTTTGCTCCTTCCTTCTGTCTATCATTCGATTCAATCGACGTGCGTCTACCACTCCTGGGCCCTCATTTATCAATGTTGCCGACGAACAGAAATGTTCATAAACTATGCATGCGATCATTTCTAAGCAAAGTGTGGGATTTATCAATTTGTACTTATGCTTGAGAATGTGCGTAAATGTAAGCACACCTCTGACCATGCGTACGCACAGGACCTTGTGGGTGAAAAGTCAAACTGCTAACGAAATACCATCCTTCACCTGGAGAAAAGTTTGACATACTGGACCAAATCATAAACTATGAAGAAAAAAGATAATACATTAGTAGTTTATTCATGTAGTTCTTTTATAGACACTTAATCTACTAATAGTTTTCTCAGGGTGCTATCGATATCATAAACATGAAACCATTTAAGCCTAATTGAATAATAAAGTCAATTAGAAAGAGAGTGGAATATATAAGGTTGGAGGCAGTTTAGTTAAACCAGTTAAATAATATAAAAGACAACACCGAGGCATTGTGACTTGTCCAAAATGGCAAATCTTGCATTGCTGGAGGATGTGGCTCAAGCTGCATTACACAGGGAGCGTGTTTTCAATGAGTATGCAGATTTTTTATACTAGATTTCGTTTTCCAAGGCATATTTTATTGTATCTCTGCAACCAACTCTCTCCAGTATTAGAAAGGGAGACGAAACACACCAATGCCATCCCAGTGCATACCCAAGTCCTCTCCACCCTGGGATTTTTGGCCACTGGAACATTCCAACGGGAGATTGGTCTGGCATTTCACAACCAACCAGGAGCCGAATATTGCCTGCAGTCCTTCATGGCATTATTTCATTGACCCCCACAATACATACAGGTCCCGTACACTGCTGTGCAACAGGCCAGAGTGAAAAGGGATTTCCATACCATAGCTGGATTTCCCAATGTCATTGGAGCAATTGACTGCACCCACATCGCAGTAAAAGCACCGTCATTGAACAAATGCAACTTCAACAGAAAAAGTTTCCACTCTGTCAATGTGCAggtgtaacagatgtgaaatggctagctaggtagcggtggtgcgcgctagcagcctttcagtcggtgacgtcacttgctctgagacttgaagtagtggttccccttgctctgcaagggccgcggcctttgtggagcgatgggtaaagacgcttcgtgggtgactgttgttgatatgtgcagagggtccctggtttgcgcccggggcgaggggaaggtctaaagttaaactgttacacaggtCATCTGTGATTCACATTTGGCTTTGTTGAATGTAGGTGCCAAATGGCCAGGTGGGACACATTATTCTTTCATTGTGCAGAACAGTTCAGTCAGGCCTTAACCTCCAGGAAGGagattttgtggagcgatgggtaacgatgcttcgtgggtgactgttgttgatgtgtattggTAAGTGACTTGTGTTTTATTTTCCATGTTAGACCTCTACTGAGAAACAATATCTGAATGTTGTGT
Above is a genomic segment from Salvelinus fontinalis isolate EN_2023a chromosome 36, ASM2944872v1, whole genome shotgun sequence containing:
- the LOC129835586 gene encoding zinc finger protein 37 homolog; the protein is MSKLQLLRVFLNARLMAAAVEIFGAVEKTVVDYQEENDRLRRLLRITPEITLCKIDSLQLSVSEEEVPPEQQHCEQEWSPSLGQDDPETIQIKEEQEELRTSQEEEQLQGLFHTKHSIFPSTSVKSECDQEDHLWFLTLPQTQTVENRESEPKPMYLTSFGTVAHLKGLDIHCDPPDNQNNASSHSSAVRIDPVGLYNSPLLDPSPPLDLHRPMEKHRSKPSIMSRKALEADLQRHVTLAKKSLSERYNSTCKQKAHVQLCHNGKPCTCPFCGKTFKQKGHLSRHMSIHTGEKPFICGDCGKSFNRKEHLTKHRQTHTGEKPFSCGDCGKSFNRKEHLTKHIRIHRGEKPFSCRDCGKMFNRKGNLNLHILTHTGEKQHGCLVCGKRFTQKTHLLKHMDNIHKERETDRRKKIFSQKMGIKRQDVDNTLTREQLQAIHTVSLR